The uncultured Cohaesibacter sp. genome segment GTGCGCCAGATGATTGAGATTGTTCTTGAAGATGCCGAGGCGGCCTTTGCGCCTTTGTCACCGGTGCGGTTCTCGCTTGAGCGACTGGAGACCAATCCCCGTTTTGCAGCCATTTCCCGGCCTGCCAATGCGGCGATCCTGGTTGAACTCAGGATTGATATGGAAGACCGGGGCGGCAAAATCGAATTGCTGCTGCCCTATGCTACGATTGAGCCAATTCGAGATCTTCTCCTGCAAATGTTCATGGGGGAGAAGTTTGGTCGCGATCCGATTTGGGAAGGGCATCTGGCAACGGAAGTCTTTATGTCGGACATCGAGCTGGATGCGGTTCTGTTTGATAAGAAAATGTCACTGAACGAAGTGATGAAGCTTGATGTGGGGCAAACCCTGATGCTGGAATCCGGGCCGACAGACCCAGTTAGTCTGAAGACCGGTGGCGTTCATCTGACAGACGGCATCATGGGACAACATAACGGCAATATATCGGTGCAGCTCTCCAATAAGCTTGCCAAACCAAAAATGACTCTGGCTGCGTTTGAAAAAGCGGCACAGGGCGGATCCGGAAAGGGTGATTAGATGTCAGTTGGGATGATGATTGAGTTGCTGGTGGCATTATTGCTCGTTCTGACAATCAGCTATTGTGTCACTCTTAATCGGCGCTTGAAGCGATTGCGCAACGATGAGGAAGCTTTGCGGGCGACCATTGCAGAGCTGATCACAGCAACTGAGATTGCGGAACGGGCTATCCTTGGTCTGAAGGCAACGGCTGGTGACTGCGATCGCAATCTGGCCCATCGTCTGCGTGAAGCCGAACGGCTTTCGGGCGAATTGCAGCATTATGTTGTGCAGGGTGAAGGGGTTGTTGGTCGTCTGGTCAAGATCTCCGATGCTGTGCGGGGGGCTGCTCCAAGTCAGAAAATTGCAGCGCCGCGTGGCTATGAGATGTCTGAACCGGGATATGCGCAAGG includes the following:
- a CDS encoding DUF6468 domain-containing protein, yielding MSVGMMIELLVALLLVLTISYCVTLNRRLKRLRNDEEALRATIAELITATEIAERAILGLKATAGDCDRNLAHRLREAERLSGELQHYVVQGEGVVGRLVKISDAVRGAAPSQKIAAPRGYEMSEPGYAQGHGEAERYSAAPVVEAVEGPRRLKDVAAATSERLMAIRQKRGVAA